Proteins found in one Quercus robur chromosome 2, dhQueRobu3.1, whole genome shotgun sequence genomic segment:
- the LOC126715639 gene encoding serine carboxypeptidase 24-like isoform X1 yields MVFQSVVLKLFMSLLFFSSTITTAIATLPKQQELDRISALPGQPPVTFSQFSGYVTVNEQHGRALFYWLTEATSFPEKKPLVLWLNGVIDPNHLINNYALHNCAGPGASSVAFGASEEIGPFRINSTGSSLYLNEYSWNREANLLFLESPAGVGFSYTNTSSNLKDPGDKRTAEDALVFLIRWMSRFPQYRHREFYIAGESYAGHYIPQLAEKIVEYNKALLQPAFNFKGFIVGNPVFDNYYDKIGVITYYWTHSMISDRIYHDILNECNFKEVNQSSVCNGRQIYAEKYELGFVDQYSIYTTPCVTLINDTWAPPRLRNTLLHPRVSGYDPCTRNYAEKYYNLPEVQKAMHANVTGILHNWIAHSADIQNNWTDSEFSMLPTYKKLFAADLRIWVFSGDTDSVVPVISTRLALNHLNLTVKTKWYPWYADDQVGGWTEVYDQLTFATVRGAGHEVPLFQPKRAFILFKSFLAGKELPHS; encoded by the exons ATGGTGTTCCAAAGTGTAGTCCTTAAACTCTTCATGTCCttactctttttctcttcaACCATCACCACTGCCATTGCTACCTTGCCAAAACAACAAGAGCTAGATCGAATTTCAGCACTGCCTGGACAACCACCAGTcacattttctcaattttctggCTATGTTACGGTCAACGAGCAACATGGACGAGCTCTCTTCTACTGGTTGACTGAAGCCACTTCTTTCCCTGAAAAGAAACCTCTTGTTCTTTGGCTCAATGGAG Tg ATTGACCCGAATCatctaattaataattatgcATTGCATAATTGTGCAGGGCCAGGTGCTTCATCAGTGGCATTTGGAGCATCGGAGGAAATCGGGCCATTTAGGATTAATAGTACCGGTTCATCTCTTTATCTCAATGAGTATTCATGGAATAGAG AAGCGaatcttttatttcttgaaTCGCCTGCTGGTGTTGGCTTCTCGTACACAAATACAAGCTCCAATCTTAAAGATCCCGGAGATAAACGGACTG CTGAGGATGCTCTAGTATTTCTAATTAGATGGATGTCAAGATTTCCACAATACAGACATCGAGAATTCTACATTGCTGGGGAGAGCTATgctg GGCATTATATTCCCCAGTTGGCAGAGAAAATTGTCGAATATAATAAGGCACTCTTGCAACCCGCCTTCAACTTTAAAGGATTTATA GTGGGGAATCCAGTATTTGATAATTACTATGACAAAATTGGAGTTATAACATATTACTGGACCCACTCAATGATATCTGATAGAATCTACCATGATATTCTCAACGAATGCAATTTCAAGGAGGTAAATCAATCATCGGTATGTAATGGTAGACAGATATATGCCGAGAAATATGAGCTTGGATTCGTAGATCAATACAGTATTTACACAACACCTTGCGTCACATTGATTAATGATACTTGGGCTCCTCCAAGGCTCAGAAATACTCTATTGCATCCAAGGGTTTCTGGGTACGATCCATGTACTCGGAATTATGCAGAGAAGTATTATAATCTACCGGAAGTGCAAAAGGCAATGCATGCAAATGTTACCGGAATTCTTCACAACTGGATTGCTCACAG TGCTGATATCCAGAACAATTGGACAGATTCTGAATTTTCTATGTTGCCGACATACAAGAAGTTGTTTGCAGCTGATCTAAGAATCTGGGTTTTCAG TGGGGACACAGATTCAGTGGTTCCAGTGATTAGCACTAGGCTAGCCCTCAACCATCTCAATCTCACAGTTAAAACTAAGTGGTATCCATGGTACGCAGATGATCAG